In the genome of Blastopirellula retiformator, the window ACATGTTCAGCGACACGCATCGCGGGACGTATGAGGCCCGCGAACGAGCGTTCTATACCGATTGCGGCGTCGGTTCGGTCGACGTGATCGGCGTGACGACCGACGAGCACTTTGACCGCGCGCTGATCGACGTCCGCTGGTCAGGGCGGCGCAATCAGCAGAAAGGAGAGAGCGTTAACAAGTCGAGCAATCCCAGCACGCTGCGGACGCTGATGGTGCTGGGGCGCAAACATGGCGTACAGACCAAGGTCGAGAAAAGCGTCTCGTCGCTGCAATGCCCCGGTTGCGGCGCCCCTGAGTCGGACGCCGCTTCTAACAGCTGCGAGTTTTGCCACATGGTGCTTAACGATGGCGCCAGCGACTGGGTGTTGTTTGACTGGCTGCCGTATAGCTCGAACGAAGCCCGCGACCTGCGGAAACGGGCCAACGAGGGAATCGAAACGGTCGTTTCGTCCATACCGCTCGATCGTCGCTATGATGAAAATGACCAGCCGATCGCCATGCAGCCGTCGGCGGTCATCGTCAGTCAGGTCGTGGGAAACATCTCAGGAAGCGATCTCGACAAAGCCAAGATCAACGGGCGGAGCCTACGCGAGTTTGCCAAAATCGACGATGTTGACCTGATCGCATGGGTCGTTCAGGTTGCGGCGGCGGACGGGAAGCTCGATCCGAAAGAGCAGAAGCTGCTCAAAGAGGTCGCCAAGATGCATGGCGTACCGCTCAATCGCGTTCAAGGAATGCTCACCGACGCCGCAAAAGGTCAGCTGGAATCGCCCGATCCCGATCATCACGGCTCCGGCGTACAGTGGTTAACGCGAATGATCGACATGGCGCTGATCGACGGCCATCTTGATCGGCGAGAGCAGAAGGTGATTGCCGCCACCGGCAAGCGAATCGGCCTGTCCGACTACGACGTCGCCCGACTGCTGGCGAAGCGAAAGTCGGAACTCTACCGTCAGGCGCAAGCCGAGCTGAAAGAGCGGAAGAAGGAACTGGCGCGGCAAAAAATTCGCAACGGTTATCAGGCGGAAGGATAACAACGTGCAAGTCGTCATGAATGCAATTAGGCGCCGAAGAACGCTCATACTTGCGGCCCTGATTTCTACGTCGCTTTGCCTGGTATGGGTTTGTTGGGGCGTTTCCTTTTTCGCGGATGGATCGCAAGATCTTCAAGTGGGGCCGGTACGCAGTGACATTGGCGGACTCAGAAAACTCTGTACGCTTCCGCCGAACATTAAAGCGTGCAAGTGGCAAGTTCACTCGCGTATGGATGGGGCCGGGTTCGGCGATTGGGGGCTTTACGCCGCTGTGGAACTTGATGATCCCGATGTATTTGATTGGGGTGAAGAGCTCGGCGAAGCGAAGGTCGGTGAGTTGCCAACCTGGATGCTCGACTTCGCGGGAGAGAGGCGGAGCAATGCCGAATCAAAGGACTCCGCCACGATTCCAGGCGTCATGTATGGACCAGCCGCCGCTGCGAAATCGCCGCTGTTGAATGGCAGACTAATCAAGACGCCGCAAAAGCGTTTGCTGCTGATCTTGTGGACGACGTAGCGGCCTTGGGGCGTTACGTCTTCTTCCCCATTCCCTTGGTCAGCGCCATGAACGCCGACTCGAGGTTGATTTCCTCTTCGCGGAAGAGGGTGATCTTGTGACCCGCCTGGATCAGCCAGGTTGGCAGATCGCTGTAGTCCTCGATTCCTTCCTTGAGCGTGACCACCAGGAACGTCGGACGCGGCTCGATGCTTTCGATCATCTCCGATCCTTCCAGCACCTTGGCCGCCGCTTCTTGATCGCCGGCGACGCCAACGTGCAGGACCGTCTTCTGGCGGACTTGCTTCATCACCTCGTCGACCGACGCGTTGACCGACATCACGCCGCGATCGATGATGCCGATCTTGTTACAGACGTCGGCCAGTTCGGGCAGAATGTGGCTGGAGACGATGATCGTTTTCCCCATGTCGCGAAGCCGCTTCAGCAAGTTGCGCATCTCGATACGAGCCCGGGGATCGAGACCGCTCGCCGGTTCGTCCAACAGCAGCACTTGCGGATCATGCAGCAGCACGCGGGCCAGGCCGAGACGCTGCGTTTGACCGCGAGAGAGCGTATTGGCGAAGGCGTCTCGCTTGAAGTCAAGATCGACCAGGTTGAGCATTTCGTCGCAGACTTCACGCCGCTTGGCGCCTTGGATACGGTAGGCGGCGGCGAAGAACTCCAGGTACTCGATCACCTTCATGTCGTCATACACGCCGAAGAAGTCAGGCATGTATCCGACCAGGCGGCGGATTTCTTTCGGGTTGGTGTAGATCGAATGGCCGCAGACGTACGCTTCGCCCCAGGTCGGATTGAGCAGCGTCGCGATGATCCGCATCGTGGTCGTCTTGCCGGCGCCGTTGGGGCCGATGAAGCCGAAGACGTCCCCTTGCTTCAGGTCGAGCTCGATCCCTTTGATGGCGAAGAAGTCACCGTATTTTTTCGTCAGGTCGTGGGTTTCGATCATGGGGCGCCTACAGGTGCGTTATTCCGGCTCTACCGGATAGATCAAGCGAACGTAAGTCCAGCGTTGGGTTTCCGGCTCTAGCGAAGTC includes:
- a CDS encoding ABC transporter ATP-binding protein is translated as MIETHDLTKKYGDFFAIKGIELDLKQGDVFGFIGPNGAGKTTTMRIIATLLNPTWGEAYVCGHSIYTNPKEIRRLVGYMPDFFGVYDDMKVIEYLEFFAAAYRIQGAKRREVCDEMLNLVDLDFKRDAFANTLSRGQTQRLGLARVLLHDPQVLLLDEPASGLDPRARIEMRNLLKRLRDMGKTIIVSSHILPELADVCNKIGIIDRGVMSVNASVDEVMKQVRQKTVLHVGVAGDQEAAAKVLEGSEMIESIEPRPTFLVVTLKEGIEDYSDLPTWLIQAGHKITLFREEEINLESAFMALTKGMGKKT